The Gordonia crocea genomic sequence GCGGACGGTGTCGATGAAATCGTCGACGTGCTTGTCGATCACCGCGTCGACGCGGTCGGGATCGTAGGGCGCCTTGTCGGGACCGGCGACGGTCCGTCCGGTGACGCGGGCCAGTTTGAGGCCGGAGTCGTGGTCGTAGGTGTGGAAGTCGCGGTAGGCGGCGTGGCCCGGGTAGCCCGACTTCGGCGACCACACGCGGTAACTGACGGTCAGGTCGCGCCCGAACGCGACGACGCCGGAGTCGCCGACCGGACGTCCGACGGCGGTGTCGCCGTGCAGGGTGGGGCCGTCGACCATGAAGTGCCCGACGCCGGCGGCGGCGTACTCCGCTTCCATCCCCGGTGCGAATGCGCATTCCGGTGCCCAGATCCCGATCGGGGTGCGGCCCCACCGGCGATGGGCATCGGCGAGTCCCTCGCGCAACGAGAACTGCCGCATCCGGGCATCGAGCAGGGGAGCGAAGGGGTGGGCGAGGGGGCCGCCGAGGAACTCGACGATCCCCGACGATGCCAGCGTGCGGATCGCCGGCGACGCCCCGTGACGCCAGTGCTGCTCGAAATCGACCAGAGCCGCCGACGCGTCTCGGAAGTGTGCGCGGCCGGCCTCGGCGCGAACCGGGTCCCGGTCGGTCGCCAGCTCCATCGCCCGCAGCTGCCAGTTGGCCAGCCATTCGTACATCGACGCACAGCAGTGCGGGTCGTCGAGCTGCGCCGCGAGGACCGGGGTGATGCCCAACGACATCACATCGGTGAACCCGTCGTCGGCGAGGCCGCGCAACACCCGGAACACCGGCTGGTAGCTGGCCGCCCACGACTGGTAGAGCCATTCCTCACCGACCGGCCACCGCCCGTGATGGGCCAGCCACGGCAGGTGCGAGTGCAGGACCAGCGTGAACTGGCCCGGCACCGCCGTGGGGGACTGCGAGCTCATCTGCGCGTCGCGATCGCAAACAGGTCCAGGCTGGCGTCGACGTCTCCGGGGCGGATGTCGAAGTCGGCGGTGGTGACCCCGGCGACGTCGGCGGCCAGCGTGCTCGGCCACGGTTCGTCGGCGAGGGCGCGCTCGATCTGCGCGGAGATGATGGAGCCGTCCCACTTGGCGTCGAGTTCGAGTAGGCGCGGACCGTGGTGCACGCCCAGCATCTCGTCGACGGTGAACGCACGGCCCGAACCGTCCGAGTCGACGAGCAGTTCGGTCAGTTCCATCGCGTTGAGCTCGCGGGTGTGGAACGGGTTGACCGGGGTGTCCGAGTCAGGGGTGAAGGTGATCCGGTTGGGTGTGGACAGCAGGAGCCGCCCGCCCGGCCGCAGGACGCGGTGGCACTCGGCGATGAAGGCCGGCTGGTCCCACAGGTGCTCGATCACCTGGAAGTTGACCACCACGTCCACCGAGGCGTCGGGCAGCGGGAGGTCGATCAGGTTGCCCTGGTGCACGGTGAGCTGCGGATAGCGCGCCCGGGTGTGTTCGACCGCCGAGGTGTCGTAGTCGACGCAGACGACGCTGCGCGCGCGACGGGACAGCAGGTCGGCGCCGTACCCCTCGCCGGAACCCGCCTCGAGTATGTCGCGGCCGTCGACGAGGCCGGCGATGTACTCGTAGGCGACCTCGTGGCGCCGGAACCAGTAGTTCTCCTCCGGGATACCGGGCACGGTGCGCTCACCGGTTAGGGCGAGTG encodes the following:
- a CDS encoding 1,4-alpha-glucan branching protein domain-containing protein; its protein translation is MSSQSPTAVPGQFTLVLHSHLPWLAHHGRWPVGEEWLYQSWAASYQPVFRVLRGLADDGFTDVMSLGITPVLAAQLDDPHCCASMYEWLANWQLRAMELATDRDPVRAEAGRAHFRDASAALVDFEQHWRHGASPAIRTLASSGIVEFLGGPLAHPFAPLLDARMRQFSLREGLADAHRRWGRTPIGIWAPECAFAPGMEAEYAAAGVGHFMVDGPTLHGDTAVGRPVGDSGVVAFGRDLTVSYRVWSPKSGYPGHAAYRDFHTYDHDSGLKLARVTGRTVAGPDKAPYDPDRVDAVIDKHVDDFIDTVRARLVEETERTGRPAHVVAAFDTELFGHWWHEGPVWLDRLLRRLPEAGVTVGSLATALERGFVGEPVDLPPSSWGSGKDWRVWAGPQVQHFVDLNAEVVETALATVDKRREPTTVRDRVNDQILRETLMTVASDWPFMVSKDTAAGYATDRAHKHAHATREIADAAARGRESAARSLAAGWFAADNLFADLDARRLPGTDAYTTGADR
- a CDS encoding class I SAM-dependent methyltransferase, with the protein product MSDSPRTDADGRDPASTLALTGERTVPGIPEENYWFRRHEVAYEYIAGLVDGRDILEAGSGEGYGADLLSRRARSVVCVDYDTSAVEHTRARYPQLTVHQGNLIDLPLPDASVDVVVNFQVIEHLWDQPAFIAECHRVLRPGGRLLLSTPNRITFTPDSDTPVNPFHTRELNAMELTELLVDSDGSGRAFTVDEMLGVHHGPRLLELDAKWDGSIISAQIERALADEPWPSTLAADVAGVTTADFDIRPGDVDASLDLFAIATRR